A window of the Desulfobacula toluolica Tol2 genome harbors these coding sequences:
- a CDS encoding MFS transporter, with protein sequence MTQIKSNDNTVNYNIIFVLTLIHFAGDFYSSFFAPLLPAFVDKLDLTLAQVGLITGMIRLLSFIVQPVTGYLADRYETRSFVLAGLFLAFFFIPFSGIAPNFWVLMTVLCIGSIGSSIFHPATTGMVPLYAGNRTGFCLSIYNTGGILAFALGPVFITWYVGRFGLEQMPYTLVLGAFALLFCIKYLPVPVSENLSHLGFFGSIKDTLGKVYKSIFLIWLVMVLRAVTGQTFMTFMPIYLTDKGHNLVSVGLIFSLFILAGTFSGLLAGWMADRTDFKKIFFVSHAFMTPALLLYLYLPGQFVYLGSFLAGFAVLASLPLGVVMAQKLAPKSRSMVSSLMMGFAYGLGGALSPIVGKLADIYGLENVLFYSAFIPVVTLIFILKFPKVK encoded by the coding sequence ATGACCCAAATCAAATCCAATGATAACACGGTTAATTACAATATTATTTTTGTCTTAACCCTGATTCATTTTGCCGGTGATTTTTATTCTTCCTTTTTTGCCCCGTTATTGCCTGCTTTTGTTGACAAGCTGGATTTAACCCTTGCCCAGGTCGGCTTGATAACCGGAATGATAAGGCTTCTTTCTTTTATTGTACAACCTGTAACCGGATATCTTGCGGACAGGTATGAAACCAGAAGCTTTGTGCTTGCAGGACTCTTTTTAGCCTTTTTCTTTATCCCGTTTTCAGGCATTGCCCCAAATTTCTGGGTACTGATGACGGTTCTTTGCATAGGGTCAATCGGGTCATCAATTTTTCATCCAGCCACAACAGGCATGGTGCCCCTATATGCCGGCAACCGCACAGGATTCTGCCTGTCCATTTACAACACAGGAGGAATCCTTGCCTTTGCACTGGGCCCGGTATTTATCACTTGGTATGTGGGTCGATTTGGCCTTGAACAAATGCCCTACACTCTTGTTTTAGGCGCCTTTGCTCTGCTGTTCTGTATCAAATACCTGCCGGTTCCCGTCAGCGAGAACCTTTCCCATCTGGGATTTTTCGGGTCTATTAAAGATACCCTTGGCAAAGTATACAAATCCATTTTCCTGATATGGCTGGTGATGGTTCTTCGGGCGGTAACCGGGCAAACATTTATGACCTTTATGCCCATTTACCTGACTGACAAAGGCCATAATCTTGTTTCCGTGGGATTGATTTTTTCTCTGTTTATTCTGGCAGGCACTTTCAGCGGCCTTCTGGCAGGCTGGATGGCCGACAGAACGGATTTTAAAAAAATCTTTTTTGTTTCCCATGCCTTTATGACCCCGGCCCTTTTATTATATCTTTATCTTCCGGGCCAGTTTGTTTATCTCGGATCTTTTCTTGCCGGATTTGCGGTTCTGGCATCACTTCCCCTTGGAGTGGTAATGGCGCAAAAATTAGCCCCCAAATCCAGGTCCATGGTATCAAGCCTGATGATGGGGTTTGCATATGGCCTTGGGGGTGCATTGTCGCCTATAGTCGGCAAACTGGCCGATATTTACGGCCTTGAAAATGTTCTTTTTTATTCAGCATTTATCCCTGTTGTAACCCTGATTTTCATTCTTAAATTTCCAAAGGTTAAATAG